A genomic window from Periophthalmus magnuspinnatus isolate fPerMag1 chromosome 16, fPerMag1.2.pri, whole genome shotgun sequence includes:
- the LOC117383366 gene encoding uncharacterized protein LOC117383366 isoform X12 produces the protein MTTEASALSEADTEGKQTASPTEPEPENKQNPEPEEGQSSAAQEQTSDPGHAEAAVTPEEEQLKPRTRTSAGKGLSKLFSNFLKRRSQCSEGDGFEVEKAKDDKADKEAKAEKVEETEEKNEEKESKTQEAVVEVKEEKKEEKVEPTEEKKKEEEKTEKKGSKKKKKEVKKKGEDKTKKAEDKVKTEDAKVKRDEKIKKEDEKVKIEDEKVKPVEVKVRQEEKKEEVKEETVAEKVEEKVEPKAEAKEEAPAKDETKKSEIKKEVKIDKKEAKKKKEEREKKREEEKAKKKEEEKAREAEKAKKKEQEKNKKKEEEKAKEAKKKEEKAKEEKKKEEKVKEEKKEEKIKEEKKKEEETKEETKKEEEEVKKKPEEKPKEETAKKEEKSKEEVKKEEQKTDKPKKEEEKGKKKDKGKKGKKGSVEQVKAPIADPEPELKTEPDIEPAPDQRSVGSAEQAPGEDKEDPEVKEAAEIEEVKEDGENKESPKAEEKTLKGEKKSKSQAKKTGKEKKTEEVKGSKGQRQKTMQCKVTLLDDALFECELDKHAKGQELFTKVCDHLNLLEKDYFGLAHWESSSSKTWVDLTKELRKQAPGGIYEFTFNVKFYPPDPAQLTEDLTRYCLCLQLRKDILRGVLPCSFVTLSLLGSYTAQSELGEYDPEVHGTDYVKDLNLAPGQTKELEEKVIELHRTYRSMSPAQADMLFLENAKKLAMYGVDLHQAKDLEGVDITLGVCASGLMVYKDKLRINRFPWPKVLKISYKRSSFFIKIRASEQEQYESTIGFKLPNYKASKKLWKVCVEHHTFFRVPSVEPPSSRRFLVLGSKFRYSGRTQTQTRQASSMIDRPAPRFTRSASKRLSRNLDGGRCEVDDWADYLQSTRVQYLPGLSVTEQSVQTDLGVSRPWPELLQPEPAKDEWTTLLHRHPPFPLTPSFTMVKQPGELNLTKMNSLERLFQPVPKQTDDWFLYFDRSSVLKGDSISYQLQQREKLSVEMTTEEVVERRQEFITLVDTLKEVDVLERRLKEVRDLEERLQQVDELQERLQEVIEEELGKEEVARLKDEEDRETQVKTSIRASKTTVGEVDELEDEIKRVFLKGLLSEEEEARLQQNLMESTDKSFVMESLREKLGQIENEWREDVEKELRLSDVGTTGVVTYQVERRMEKILTIVDEMTEIKGIPKGGVETKSILSRTELLEERASRFIIPSQSEDKDVWFKLFDRLPYKAVYKPVIASVETVQTNADIVSSKPLVLEKGEVLAEELKIEDEGWVERTPQAPLPSVLRADDWFVLFDVVPRIVPHKQPATTLMPVVEVETEKKDVFPEVPTVKMIEEVVVVESGKMKAQNEAIVLPAAVNKVEDDWFVLFDPSPKVMLYMQPVIEIDKPAVDDYHKEEIISSETTSEKVVMDTSIIIKKELSKIKTNEQKITQPAQQRGDDSLLLFDVAVKTTPHRPPVVAVASYGQAYVEETTTVKQMTRISVKEMTEEKEVIVRPVRKEKISPTLRKIDDDWFVLFFAAPKETSFKPTVVPAAQIIPKSEPKVEVKVTERKADAVQIKPRPSQPLPQREDDWFVLLEPRSRLILPTVLPVKPLLGIRKTLDSKIETTGTQAQKLIIGVDKRRDETSLFERRPRPIRAKSEREIADDWFVFFDIIRYKPVAKPKAVLRESAAVVSKPKLIYDDVTKVQGTKVAITDEETVLSMSKRIYDDTKPFVTVTRIKKILPRKIDDDWYVQLDATPKIKAVAKPVRASSEIKTTKTVVTKVQRAQQTVTVTEKRWQRAGVEQKRLPATVRKVDDNWYILLDRIAKAPVSAPARVRFTTKESKIATKTRVTISESRPRFEKRVLKERRPSSRRSDDWFVLFERGLKKSVVSTQRGTRPVSAPVFSQAALAEAGIPMAPLDQPQTSTPIKGSRQDERRLEVTVETEEITKMETLSEVKPIWKDRREVKSTLITSINGDLKHEREVASSEMVRLRQKRAKRIEGDSIYIRHSILMLEEFDKPQEDLLRHHASISELKRNFMEALPESRPSEWDKRLSTHSPFRTLGVNGQPLPGTDGFVTRLPRGPLLDFYSKRS, from the exons ATGACGACAGAGGCGAGTGCTCTGAGTgaagcagacactgagggtaaGCAGACGGCCAGTCCCACCGAACCTGAACCAGAGAACAAGCAGAACCCAGAGCCAGAGGAAGGGCAGTCCTCCGCTGCCCAGGAGCAGACCTCTGATCCTGGGCATGCAGAGGCAGCAGTCACCCCCGAAGAGGAGCAGCTGAAACCTCGCACCAGGACCTCCGCCGGCAAAGGCCTATCCAAACTATTCTCCAATTTTCTCAAGCGGCGCTCACAGTGTTCAGAGGGAGACGGCTTTGAGGTGGAGAAAGCCAAGGATGACAAGGCTGACAAAGAGGCAAAAGCCGAAAAAgtagaggagacagaagagaaaaaCGAAGAGAAGGAGAGCAAAACACAAGAGGCAGTGGTTGaggtgaaagaggagaaaaaggaggaaaaggTAGAACCcacagaagagaagaagaaagaggaagaaaagactgaaaagaaaggcagcaaaaaaaagaaaaaagaggtcAAGAAAAAAGGTgaagacaagacaaaaaaagCAGAGGATAAGGTAAAAACAGAAGATGCTAAAGTAAAACgagatgaaaaaataaaaaaggaggatgaaaaagtgaaaatagaGGATGAAAAGGTAAAACCAGTGGAGGTAAAagtgagacaggaggagaagaaggaagaagtgaaggaggagacagTTGCTGAAAAAGTAGAAGAAAAGGTAGAGCCAAAAGCTGAAGCTAAAGAAGAAGCACCTGCTAAAGATGAAACAAAGAAGAGTGAGATAAAAAAGGAGgtaaaaattgacaaaaaagaagcaaagaaaaaaaaggaggaaagagaaaagaagagggaagaggagaaggcgaagaaaaaagaggaagagaaggcaCGGGAGGCAGAGAAGGCTAAAAAGAAAGAacaggagaaaaacaaaaaaaaggaggaggagaaggcaaAGGAGGccaaaaagaaagaggaaaaagcaaaagaggaaaagaagaaagaggaaaaagtaaaggaggagaaaaaagaggaaaagataaaggaggagaagaagaaagaggaggaaacaaaagaggaaactaaaaaagaagaggaggaggtgaaaaaGAAGCCAGAGGAAAAACCAAAAGAAGAGACAGCAAAAAAAGAGGAGAAGTCAAAAGAGGAGGTGAAGAAAGAAGAACAGAAAACGGACAAgccaaagaaagaagaagaaaaagggaagaaaaaggACAAGGGCAAAAAGGGTAAAAAGGGGTCTGTAGAACAGGTCAAAGCGCCCATTGCAGATCCAGAACCGGAGCTCAAAACTGAACCAGACATCGAACCGGCTCCGGACCAGCGCTCCGTCGGCAGTGCAGAG CAAGCTCCAGGGGAAGACAAAGAGGATCCTGAAGTAAAGGAAGCGGCAGAGATAGAAGAAGTTAAGGAGGACGGTGAAAACAAAGAGTCACCAAAAGCTGAAGAGAAAACAttgaagggagagaaaaagtCTAAATCACAGGCAAAAAAAACTGGTAAAGAGAAGAAAACCGAGGAGGTAAAAGGCTCCAAAGGCCAAAGGCAGAAGACCATGCAGTGCAAAGTCACGTTACTGGATGACGCTCTCTTTGAGTGTGAGCTTGAT AAACATGCTAAAGGTCAGGAACTATTCACTAAGGTGTGTGACCACCTCAATCTATTGGAGAAAGATTACTTTGGCCTTGCACACTGGGAATCCTCATCTAGTAAG acGTGGGTTGACCTTACAAAAGAGCTTCGAAAACAGGCTCCAGGAGGCATTTATGAGTTTACATTCAATGTTAAGTTTTACCCCCCAGACCCAGCCCAGCTCACTGAGGATCTCACCAG GTACTGTCTGTGTCTCCAGCTGAGGAAAGACATCCTGCGTGGGGTCCTTCCATGCTCCTTTGTGACCCTGTCTTTACTGGGGTCCTACACAGCTCAGTCCGAACTCGGAGAGTATGACCCCGAAGTACATGGTACAGACTATGTGAAGGATTTGAACCTGGCTCCTGGACAGACCAAAGAGCTGGAAGAGAAGGTCATCGAGCTACACCGCACATACAG GTCAATGAGTCCAGCCCAAGCAGACATGCTGTTTCTAGAAAATGCCAAGAAACTTGCCATGTATGGAGTGGACCTTCACCAAGCTAAG GATCTTGAAGGTGTTGACATCACATTAGGTGTTTGTGCCAGCGGACTCATGGTTTACAAGGACAAACTCAGGATCAATCGTTTCCCTTGGCCCAAAGTGCTCAAGATCTCCTACAAACGAAGCAGCTTCTTCATCAAGATCAGGGCATCAGAG CAAGAACAGTACGAGAGCACCATTGGTTTCAAATTGCCAAACTACAAAGCCTCAAAGAAACTGTGGAAAGTTTGTGTGGAGCACCACACCTTCTTCAG aGTTCCATCAGTGGAGCCTCCTTCCTCTCGGCGCTTCCTCGTCTTGGGTTCAAAGTTTCGTTACAGTGGACGCACTCAGACTCAGACCCGTCAGGCCAGCTCCATGATCGACCGGCCCGCTCCTCGCTTTACACGCTCTGCCAGCAAGAGGCTGTCCCGCAACCTGGATGGAG GCAGGTGTGAGGTGGATGACTGGGCCGATTATCTGCAGTCCACCAGAGTCCAATATCTCCCTGGGCTCTCAG TCACAGAGCAGAGTGTCCAGACTGACCTCGGAGTCAGTCGGCCATGGCCTGAGCTGCTGCAGCCAGAACCAGCAAAAGACGAGTGGACTACTCTGCTCCACCGACACCCTCCTTTCCCTCTTACACCATCATTTACTATGGTTAAACAGCCAG GGGAACTTAACTTGACAAAGATGAACTCTCTAGAAAGGCTGTTTCAACCTGTGCCAAAGCAAACAGATGACTGGTTTTTGTACTTTGACCGCAGTAGTGTGTTAAAAGGGGACAGTATTTCAT ACCAGCTCCAGCAGAGGGAAAAGCTCTCTGTAGAAATGACCACTGAGGAAGTGGTTGAGCGGAGACAGGAATTCATCACTTTGGTGGATACACTGAAAGAAGTGGATGTTTTAGAAAGACGCCTGAAAGAAGTGAGGGATTTAGAAGAACGACTCCAACAAGTGGATGAGCTTCAGGAGAGACTTCAGGAAGTTATTGAGGAAGAGCTAGGAAAGGAGGAGGTGGCTAGGCTCAAGGATGAGGAAGACAGGGAAACACAAGTAAAAACCAGTATACGAGCATCAAAAACCACAGTGGGGGAAGTGGATGAGCTGGAAGATGAAATTAAAAGGGTGTTTCTCAAAGGTTTGCTatctgaagaagaggaggccAGGCTGCAGCAGAATCTAATGGAATCTACAGACAAGAGTTTTGTGATGgaaagtttgagagaaaaacttggTCAGATAGAAAACGAGTGGAGAGAGGATGTGGAGAAGGAGCTTAGGCTGTCAGATGTTGGCACCACTGGTGTTGTAACATACCAGGttgagaggaggatggagaaaaTACTAACAATTGTGGATGAAATGACTGAAATTAAAGGGATACCAAAAGGGGGAGTTGAGACAAAGTCCATATTAAGCAGAACAGAATTGCTTGAAGAGAGGGCAAGCAGATTTATAATTCCAAGCCAGTCTGAAGATAAAGATGTCTGGTTTAAGCTTTTTGATCGTCTTCCATATAAGGCTGTATACAAGCCAG TGATTGCCTCTGTGGAAACTGTGCAAACCAATGCAGATATTGTTTCATCAAAGCCACTTGTTTTGGAAAAAGGTGAAGTTTTAGCCGAAGAGCTGAAAATTGAAGATGAGGGGTGGGTTGAGCGGACCCCTCAGGCTCCTTTGCCCTCTGTGCTGAGAGCTGATGACTGGTTTGTCTTGTTTGATGTTGTTCCAAGAATTGTGCCCCATAAACAACCAG CTACTACTCTAATGCCTGTTGTGGAGGTGGAGACTGAAAAGAAAGATGTTTTTCCTGAAGTGCCAACAGTTAAAATGATtgaagaagtagtagtggttgaAAGTGGCAAAATGAAAGCTCAAAACGAAGCCATAGTTTTGCCAGCAGCTGTGAATAAAGTTGAAGAtgattggtttgttttgtttgatccTTCTCCAAAGGTCATGCTATACATGCAACCAG TAATTGAAATAGACAAGCCTGCTGTTGATGACTACCACAAAGAAGAGATAATTTCTTCTGAGACAACCTCAGAGAAGGTTGTAATGGACACGAGTATAATTATAAAAAAGGAGTTGTCCAAGATTAAAACAAATGAGCAGAAAATCACCCAACCAGCCCAACAAAGAGGGGATGACTCACTTCTCTTGTTTGATGTGGCTGTCAAAACAACTCCACACAGACCACCAG TGGTAGCAGTGGCTTCTTATGGTCAGGCCTATGTTGAAGAAACAACTACAGTTAAACAGATGACAAGGATTTCTGTTAAAGAAATGACTGAGGAGAAAGAGGTCATTGTTCGCCCAGTTAGAAAAGAGAAGATTTCACCAACTTTGAGAAAGATTGATGATGATTGGTTTGTCCTGTTCTTTGCTGCACCCAAAGAAACTTCCTTTAAGCCTACAG TGGTGCCTGCTGCTCAAATAATTCCAAAATCTGAGCCTAAAGTTGAAGTTAAAGTGACAGAGAGGAAGGCTGATGCAGTGCAGATAAAACCAAGGCCTTCTCAGCCACTGCCACAGAGAGAGGACGACTGGTTTGTTCTGCTTGAGCCCAGATCAAGGTTAATCCTCCCAACAG TGCTTCCTGTTAAACCTCTGCTTGGTATAAGAAAAACTTTGGATTCAAAAATAGAAACCACAGGGACCCAAGCACAGAAGTTGATAATTGGTGTGGACAAAAGACGAGATGAAACAagtttgtttgagagaagacctcgtccaatcagagccAAGTCTGAAAGAGAAATAGCAGATGATTGGTTTGTATTTTTTGACATCATCCGTTACAAGCCTGTCGCCAAGCCAAAAG CTGTTTTGAGAGAaagtgctgctgttgtgtcaaaACCCAAGCTAATATATGATGATGTGACCAAAGTACAAGGAACAAAAG TTGCCATCACAGACGAAGAAACTGTTTTGTCAATGTCCAAACGAATTTATGATGACACAAAGCCATTTGTGACAGTAAcaaggataaaaaaaatactaccacGAAAGATTGATGATGATTGGTATGTCCAACTGGATGCTACACCTAAAATAAAAG CTGTGGCTAAACCAGTCCGAGCGTCTTCTGAAATAAAAACTACCAAAACAGTAGTGACCAAAGTACAAAGAGCACAGCAGACCGTAACAGTAACTGAGAAGAGGTGGCAGAGAGCAGGTGTGGAACAGAAAAGACTTCCTGCTACAGTGCGAAAGGTGGATGATAATTGGTACATACTCCTGGACAGGATCGCTAAAGCACCAG TATCTGCACCTGCTCGTGTTCGGTTTACCACCAAGGAAAGTAAAATTGCCACTAAAACAAGGGTCACCATTTCTGAGTCTCGCCCGCGGTTTGAGAAACGGGTTCTTAAGGAAAGACGTCCCTCCTCTCGTAGAAGTGACGATTGGTTTGTTCTGTTTGAACGTGGCCTCAAGAAGTCAG TGGTGAGCACGCAGAGAGGCACACGTCCCGTCAGTGCTCCGGTGTTCTCCCAGGCTGCTCTGGCTGAGGCGGGGATCCCCATGGCCCCTCTGGACCAGCCCCAAACCTCCACCCCTATCAAGGGCAGCCGGCAGGACGAGAGGCGACTGGAGGTTACcgtggagacagaggagatcACTAAAATGGAGACGCTGTCTGAGGTGAAG CCAATATGGAAGGACCGTAGAGAAGTAAAGTCAACCTTGATAACCAGCATCAATGGGGACCTGAAG CACGAGAGGGAAGTGGCGAGCTCGGAGATGGTGCGATTGAGACAG AAAAGGGCAAAGAGAATTGAGGGTGACTCAATTTATATCAGACATAGCATTTTAATGTTGGAG GAGTTTGACAAACCCCAGGAGGACCTGCTCAGACACCATGCCAGCATCAGTGAGCTCAAGAGGAACTTCATGGAGGCGCTGCCCGAGTCACGACCCAGTGAATGGGACAAGCGCCTGTCCACACACTCCCCTTTCCGCACGCTAGGGGTTAACGGACAGCCTCTGCCTGGAACTGATGGG TTTGTCACCCGCCTCCCTCGCGGCCCCCTGCTGGACTTCTACTCCAAGCGCAGCTGA